A window of Bacillus sp. E(2018) contains these coding sequences:
- a CDS encoding carbonic anhydrase, with translation MSVLNEILAFNHQFVENKEYEPFQTTKFPDKGLVIVSCMDTRLTELLPSAMNIKNGDVKVIKSAGAVISHPFGSIMRSILVAIYELKAEEVMVIGHYDCGMSNVNADGLLAKMKDRGIEESTFDTLKYSGLDLKKWVQGFESVEDSVRNSVKLVKNHPLLPEDIKVHGLVIDPATGRLDLVERGE, from the coding sequence ATGTCCGTACTTAACGAAATCTTAGCGTTCAATCACCAATTTGTTGAAAACAAAGAATATGAACCTTTCCAAACTACTAAATTTCCTGATAAAGGACTTGTTATCGTGTCTTGTATGGACACGCGCCTAACTGAATTATTGCCAAGTGCAATGAATATCAAGAATGGTGATGTAAAAGTTATCAAGTCCGCTGGGGCGGTTATCTCCCACCCATTCGGTTCTATTATGAGAAGTATCCTTGTGGCCATCTATGAACTAAAAGCTGAAGAAGTTATGGTCATCGGTCACTATGACTGCGGAATGAGCAATGTAAACGCAGATGGACTTCTTGCCAAGATGAAAGATCGTGGCATTGAAGAATCTACGTTTGACACATTAAAATATTCTGGACTCGATTTAAAGAAATGGGTTCAAGGGTTTGAAAGTGTTGAGGATTCTGTGAGAAACAGTGTAAAGCTTGTTAAAAATCACCCGCTGCTTCCAGAAGATATTAAAGTTCATGGTCTCGTTATCGATCCTGCTACAGGAAGACTTGACCTTGTAGAACGCGGAGAATAG
- a CDS encoding 5'-nucleotidase C-terminal domain-containing protein: MKKTLSALALALGITPIGAGVHAEEHAIQTHKGRYLDVQLLGVNDFHGQIDITRNVAGEPVGRADYLASYLKQRESENSNTLLVHAGDMVGASSPTSALLQDEPTVEIMNKIGFDVGSLGNHEFDEGVDEMMRLIDGGTHDKTGYFEGANFPYVAANVIDKKTKKNILPPYVIKKVKGVNIGFIGVVFSDTPDIVIPSGTAGVEFIDEAEAINKATKALKKKGVKSIVVLAHNPVEQSATGEVSGELVDMANKVDDEVDVMFGAHNHRNVNAVVDNKLLVQAFSYGTAFADVDLKIDRRTKDIVKSKAEIVLVMQKGITPDSKITKIIKQAEDQVAPIINEVVGKTDQLLSGTEAYNGESVLGNVIADSMTEQTGTDFAFMNPGGIRDVINPGEVTWGELFNVQPFGNDLVTMTLTGAQIKELFESQWATEKEKMLQISGLKATFDLSKPVGDRTVSMVKKDGTPIELEQEYSVTVNNFMAGGGDGYTVLLEGKNPTVSVTDLEALVNYFKNRETVSAQIEGRITKINP; this comes from the coding sequence ATGAAAAAGACATTATCAGCTTTAGCACTTGCTTTAGGAATAACACCAATCGGCGCAGGCGTACATGCAGAAGAACATGCCATACAAACACATAAGGGTCGTTACTTAGATGTTCAACTGCTTGGAGTAAATGACTTTCATGGACAGATCGATATTACGCGTAATGTGGCAGGGGAACCTGTTGGACGAGCGGATTATCTAGCAAGCTACTTAAAGCAAAGAGAAAGTGAGAATTCTAACACGCTTTTGGTACATGCTGGTGATATGGTAGGAGCGAGCTCTCCCACTTCTGCATTGCTGCAGGACGAGCCTACCGTAGAGATCATGAATAAGATAGGCTTTGATGTAGGGTCTCTAGGAAACCATGAGTTTGATGAAGGCGTAGATGAGATGATGCGTTTGATAGACGGTGGAACTCATGATAAGACAGGTTATTTTGAAGGCGCAAACTTTCCATATGTGGCTGCTAATGTCATAGATAAGAAGACGAAGAAAAATATACTTCCTCCATATGTAATCAAGAAGGTAAAAGGAGTAAACATCGGATTCATTGGAGTGGTTTTCTCTGATACGCCGGATATCGTCATTCCGAGTGGAACGGCAGGCGTAGAATTTATAGATGAAGCAGAAGCGATTAATAAAGCAACGAAAGCTCTTAAGAAAAAAGGCGTAAAGTCTATCGTTGTTCTAGCACATAATCCTGTTGAGCAATCAGCGACAGGAGAAGTATCTGGTGAACTCGTGGACATGGCAAACAAAGTAGATGATGAAGTTGACGTAATGTTTGGCGCACACAATCATAGAAACGTGAACGCTGTAGTAGATAACAAGCTGCTCGTACAAGCATTCTCGTACGGAACAGCCTTTGCTGATGTGGATCTTAAAATTGATCGCCGTACAAAGGATATCGTGAAAAGTAAAGCGGAAATCGTATTGGTTATGCAAAAAGGTATAACACCGGACTCTAAAATTACAAAAATAATTAAACAAGCGGAAGACCAAGTAGCTCCAATCATCAATGAAGTAGTAGGAAAGACAGACCAACTGCTATCAGGTACAGAAGCCTATAACGGTGAGTCTGTGTTAGGAAATGTGATTGCAGATTCTATGACAGAGCAGACGGGTACGGATTTTGCGTTTATGAATCCAGGTGGTATTCGTGATGTGATCAATCCGGGTGAAGTGACATGGGGAGAACTTTTTAACGTTCAGCCGTTTGGCAACGACCTTGTAACGATGACGCTAACAGGAGCACAGATCAAAGAACTCTTTGAATCTCAATGGGCAACGGAAAAAGAGAAGATGCTTCAGATTTCTGGTCTGAAGGCTACATTTGATCTTTCAAAACCAGTTGGCGACCGAACTGTTTCTATGGTTAAGAAAGACGGAACACCGATTGAGTTAGAACAAGAGTATTCTGTTACGGTAAACAATTTTATGGCTGGTGGCGGTGATGGTTATACCGTTTTACTAGAAGGGAAGAATCCGACGGTAAGCGTTACAGATCTTGAGGCGCTCGTGAACTATTTTAAAAATCGCGAAACCGTATCCGCACAGATTGAAGGACGAATTACAAAGATTAATCCATAA
- a CDS encoding general stress protein: MVKPIVHEFNSQQELIAAASDLKARGIHEDNLYVLSHEKDDTKDLAHDADVNTIGLKEEGLGTAISNVFESRGDELRNKMTELGLSDVEADQYEKKLDMGKILLFVKEEDKVNTLP; encoded by the coding sequence ATGGTAAAACCTATCGTACATGAATTTAACTCTCAACAAGAATTGATTGCAGCTGCAAGTGATCTGAAAGCTCGAGGAATTCACGAGGACAACTTATATGTATTATCCCACGAAAAGGATGACACAAAAGATCTCGCACATGACGCAGATGTAAATACAATCGGTTTAAAAGAAGAAGGACTCGGAACGGCGATCAGCAATGTATTTGAGTCCAGAGGCGATGAGCTTCGTAACAAGATGACAGAATTAGGCTTATCTGATGTAGAAGCGGATCAATATGAAAAGAAACTCGACATGGGTAAAATCTTATTGTTCGTAAAAGAAGAAGACAAAGTAAATACATTACCATAA
- a CDS encoding FAD-dependent oxidoreductase gives MNLHNGQLYWPETYTNTGEYPVLEEDISCDVLIVGGGMAGALCAHVLGQEKELDVVLIDRRHPGAGSSSANTGLLQFSSDKMLHELIEQQGEQDAVYFYQLCLQALEDLKKMTSGLSEDPEFREQKSLYYASSPEDTLKLQREYEALKKYDFPVEYLEPQEISSRFPFSKPAALVTSGDADVNPYKCVQILLKDAAASGVRIFEHTPLIRKTKTVHGFTCESEKGTISARYVIFATGYENDFLAQQLGADLNRSYAIVTEPIPSLKTWYEEWMIWETKRPYLYMRTTKDGRIVAGGLDEDKAEAPLNEGLIEERGERILQKIKEHFPDLNPKISHSWCATFGESHDGLPYIGEHPNRLGEYYCLGFGGNGTVYSMLGATIIKDLITKGFHPASRLFTIARAVSL, from the coding sequence ATGAATCTACATAACGGTCAGCTCTATTGGCCTGAAACCTATACAAACACCGGAGAGTACCCGGTTTTAGAAGAAGATATATCGTGTGATGTACTAATTGTTGGTGGAGGCATGGCAGGTGCTCTTTGTGCCCATGTACTCGGTCAAGAAAAAGAATTAGACGTTGTTTTGATCGATCGGAGGCACCCTGGTGCAGGAAGCTCCTCAGCAAACACAGGACTTCTGCAATTCTCAAGCGATAAGATGCTGCACGAACTCATTGAGCAGCAAGGTGAACAGGATGCTGTCTATTTCTATCAGCTTTGTTTACAGGCGTTAGAAGATTTAAAGAAAATGACATCTGGTCTATCCGAAGATCCTGAATTTCGTGAACAAAAGAGCTTATATTATGCCAGCTCTCCAGAAGATACGTTAAAACTCCAGCGTGAATACGAGGCATTAAAGAAGTACGATTTTCCAGTGGAATACTTAGAACCTCAAGAAATTTCTTCACGTTTTCCTTTTTCTAAACCCGCTGCTCTCGTTACGAGTGGCGATGCAGATGTGAATCCATACAAGTGTGTACAGATTTTGTTAAAAGATGCAGCAGCTTCAGGAGTAAGAATCTTTGAGCACACACCTCTTATTCGAAAAACAAAAACCGTACACGGCTTTACCTGTGAATCCGAAAAAGGCACCATTTCAGCGCGATATGTTATTTTTGCGACTGGTTATGAGAATGACTTTTTAGCTCAGCAATTAGGAGCAGACCTGAATCGTTCGTACGCGATCGTAACAGAACCAATTCCATCACTTAAAACGTGGTACGAAGAATGGATGATCTGGGAAACAAAACGACCGTATCTTTACATGAGAACGACTAAAGATGGACGAATCGTTGCCGGTGGACTAGATGAAGACAAAGCAGAAGCGCCTTTAAACGAAGGACTTATTGAAGAGCGAGGCGAGCGTATTCTCCAAAAGATCAAAGAACATTTTCCTGATCTAAACCCAAAAATCTCACATTCTTGGTGTGCGACGTTTGGTGAATCGCATGACGGACTTCCCTATATCGGTGAACATCCGAACCGTCTTGGTGAGTACTACTGTTTAGGCTTCGGTGGTAACGGCACTGTCTATAGTATGCTAGGCGCTACGATCATCAAAGATTTAATCACTAAAGGCTTCCACCCGGCTTCACGTTTGTTCACGATCGCACGTGCTGTAAGTTTGTAA
- a CDS encoding helix-turn-helix transcriptional regulator, with protein sequence MTFSEKLFKLRKQKGLSQEALAEQLNTTRQAISKWENGQGFPETEKLLMLGNIFEVSIDYLLKDTVEESRDNENGYYVSKEMAEGYLLSQNKVSKYLALGFSLLIFSTIPYFLFKDDPITFTLLTIIIAVLGIGTITAGIIKEDRYSLLKKEMLIFDQNALKDLKIRYEEIKSKYTAVMMIGICSIVGGAIFFLIIKKEWVDVDLLTPYNPIFIALIGIGVYILVRTLSIIDAYRILVKNEELVNTLNNSLMKKVKKKINDL encoded by the coding sequence ATGACATTCAGTGAAAAACTTTTTAAGCTTAGAAAACAAAAAGGCCTCTCACAAGAAGCGCTGGCAGAACAATTAAACACAACCAGACAAGCAATCAGTAAATGGGAAAACGGTCAGGGCTTTCCTGAAACGGAAAAACTATTGATGCTCGGTAACATTTTTGAAGTATCCATTGATTACTTACTGAAAGATACAGTTGAAGAGAGTCGTGATAATGAAAATGGTTATTATGTTAGCAAAGAGATGGCGGAAGGATACCTCCTATCTCAAAACAAAGTCTCAAAATACCTTGCACTTGGATTTAGCCTGTTAATCTTTTCAACGATTCCTTACTTCTTATTTAAAGATGATCCGATTACTTTTACACTATTAACGATTATAATAGCCGTTCTCGGAATCGGAACGATTACTGCAGGAATCATAAAAGAAGATCGATACAGTTTACTCAAAAAAGAGATGCTGATTTTTGACCAAAACGCTTTAAAAGATTTAAAAATCAGATACGAAGAGATAAAAAGTAAATATACCGCGGTAATGATGATCGGAATCTGCTCTATAGTTGGAGGAGCCATCTTCTTTTTAATCATAAAAAAAGAATGGGTGGACGTAGACTTATTAACTCCGTACAACCCGATTTTTATTGCATTGATCGGCATCGGGGTCTACATTTTGGTTCGCACTCTATCCATCATTGATGCTTATCGAATTTTGGTCAAAAATGAGGAGCTTGTGAACACTCTAAATAATAGTTTAATGAAAAAGGTGAAGAAAAAGATCAATGATCTATAA